From Solwaraspora sp. WMMD1047, the proteins below share one genomic window:
- a CDS encoding cellulose binding domain-containing protein codes for MRKLRARNLALMSTGAVLLASAAVAVALPAGAAAAGCSVNYAVSSQWPGGFGANVTITNLGDPVTSWTLTWSYPAGQTITQAWNTTLTQSGAAVTARNVSYNGSIPTNGSTSFGFNGSWNGSNPVPTGFEMNGVACTGDTVPTTPPDPTTPPPTTPPPTTPPPTTPPPTTPPPAGPADITVNSNTRYQTVDGFGAAHSIWGSAWSTAETQTLVGLGANQLGLSIVRTGISPESGEWPTHVNSLRTAKSYGSDVKILASPWTAPASFKTNNSRVNGGKLRTDYYDDYGNHLNSYVQYMRGQGVTIDVTSVQNEPDWHPNYDSMDWSGTELRNWVRDHGTRVQNTRLMVAEAVNLNYSYTDPTLNDPTARNNIGYIGGHLYGTEESGRLRSYPLADQHNKPVWMTEWNLHEADGNGSNIWGNPGNQTVWNETLDDIMRTVHRSMEANWTAYIWWYGKRFYSFIGDGESAYGTTAGAPLKRGYAFSQFAKYVRPGYQRVALTKSSKANPLEVTAYTGGGKTTLVILNRSNSAVNNAVIQVPQNITRAEHYLTSLSANAASQTTSVNGGQVSVNVGARSISTVVLTS; via the coding sequence GGCGCCAACGTCACCATCACCAATCTCGGCGACCCGGTGACCAGCTGGACCCTGACCTGGTCCTACCCCGCAGGCCAGACCATCACGCAGGCGTGGAACACGACGCTGACCCAGAGCGGAGCCGCCGTCACCGCCCGCAACGTCAGCTACAACGGCTCCATCCCGACGAACGGATCGACGTCGTTCGGCTTCAACGGCTCGTGGAACGGCAGCAACCCCGTACCCACCGGCTTCGAGATGAACGGGGTCGCCTGCACCGGCGACACCGTGCCGACCACGCCGCCCGACCCCACCACCCCGCCGCCGACCACCCCACCGCCGACCACCCCACCGCCGACCACCCCACCGCCGACCACCCCGCCACCCGCTGGCCCGGCGGACATCACGGTGAACAGCAACACCAGGTACCAGACGGTCGACGGTTTCGGGGCCGCGCATTCGATCTGGGGCAGCGCCTGGTCGACGGCCGAAACACAGACGCTTGTCGGACTCGGCGCCAACCAACTGGGACTGTCGATCGTGCGAACCGGCATCTCGCCGGAGTCCGGTGAGTGGCCGACCCACGTCAACTCCCTGCGGACGGCCAAGTCGTACGGCTCGGACGTGAAGATCCTCGCCTCGCCGTGGACGGCGCCGGCGTCGTTCAAGACGAACAACAGCCGGGTCAACGGCGGCAAGCTGCGCACCGACTACTACGACGACTACGGCAACCACCTGAACAGCTACGTGCAGTACATGCGCGGCCAAGGGGTGACCATCGACGTGACCTCGGTGCAGAACGAACCGGACTGGCACCCCAACTACGACTCGATGGACTGGAGCGGCACCGAACTGCGCAACTGGGTCCGCGACCACGGCACCCGGGTGCAGAACACCCGGCTGATGGTGGCCGAGGCGGTGAACCTGAACTACAGCTACACCGACCCGACCCTGAACGACCCGACCGCCCGCAACAACATCGGCTACATCGGCGGCCACCTGTACGGCACCGAGGAATCCGGCCGGCTGCGGTCGTACCCGTTGGCCGACCAGCACAACAAGCCGGTGTGGATGACCGAGTGGAACCTGCACGAGGCCGACGGCAACGGCTCCAACATCTGGGGCAACCCCGGCAACCAGACGGTCTGGAACGAGACGCTCGACGACATCATGCGTACGGTGCACCGGTCGATGGAGGCCAACTGGACCGCCTACATCTGGTGGTACGGCAAGCGCTTCTACTCCTTCATCGGCGACGGTGAGTCGGCCTACGGCACCACCGCGGGGGCTCCGCTCAAGCGCGGGTACGCCTTCTCGCAGTTCGCCAAGTACGTGCGCCCCGGCTACCAGCGGGTCGCCCTGACGAAGAGCTCCAAGGCCAACCCGCTGGAGGTCACCGCCTACACCGGCGGCGGCAAGACGACGCTGGTGATCCTCAACCGGTCGAACAGCGCGGTCAACAACGCGGTGATCCAGGTGCCGCAGAACATCACCCGGGCCGAGCACTACCTGACCTCGTTGAGCGCCAACGCGGCCAGCCAGACGACGAGCGTGAACGGCGGGCAGGTCTCCGTCAACGTCGGCGCCCGCAGCATCTCCACGGTCGTCCTGACGAGCTGA